In a single window of the Desulfonatronovibrio magnus genome:
- the rny gene encoding ribonuclease Y, translating into MLSAILITAIIALVSGAVIAVVAQKYFVNKELRDNQELAGKILEEARKEASAHKKEMLLQAKDETFKQKKELEEEARAREKELKKQEQRLQEKEERLEKKLEKVAQKESDVVSWENRVAKQERAIEDREHDLQHLIDLQTAKLEELAGLTTEEAKARLIADIESSTRHEAAKMIRQIEMEAQETAAKKAKEILALSIQRYAGDYVSEHTVSTVELPSEDMKGRIIGREGRNIRAIEAATGVDLIIDDTPETVVLSAYSPLRREVAKQSLERLISDGRIHPARIEDIVEKVRQEMDVKLREIGEQSTFDVGVHGIHPELIRLLGHLHYRTSFSQNVLQHSIEVAFLCGIMAAELGVDQKKAKRAGLLHDLGKAVDHEVEGPHAVIGADLAKKYNESKEIIHAIAAHHEDIQPTTILAVLVQAADGLSGARPGARKELLENYVNRLEELEKIATEFQGVNRSFAIQAGREVRVMVDCDQVDDDKTHLLCKDIAKSIEENMTYPGQIKVTVIREKRAVGYAK; encoded by the coding sequence ATGCTGAGCGCGATACTTATCACTGCTATTATAGCATTAGTGTCTGGGGCGGTTATTGCCGTAGTCGCACAAAAATATTTCGTCAACAAAGAGCTCAGGGATAACCAGGAGCTTGCAGGAAAAATTTTAGAAGAAGCCAGAAAAGAAGCATCAGCTCATAAAAAAGAGATGCTGCTCCAGGCCAAAGATGAGACATTCAAGCAAAAAAAAGAGCTTGAAGAAGAAGCAAGGGCCAGAGAAAAAGAGCTTAAAAAACAGGAACAGCGTCTACAGGAAAAGGAAGAGCGGTTAGAAAAGAAACTGGAAAAGGTGGCACAAAAAGAAAGTGATGTTGTTTCCTGGGAAAACAGGGTGGCTAAACAGGAACGAGCTATTGAAGACAGGGAACATGATCTGCAGCACCTTATTGATCTGCAGACTGCGAAACTGGAAGAGCTTGCCGGTCTGACAACCGAAGAAGCCAAGGCCAGGCTGATTGCTGACATCGAGAGCAGTACCCGTCACGAAGCTGCAAAAATGATACGTCAAATTGAAATGGAAGCGCAAGAGACAGCTGCCAAAAAAGCCAAAGAAATTCTTGCCTTGTCCATTCAACGCTACGCTGGAGACTATGTCTCAGAACATACAGTCTCAACTGTGGAGCTTCCCAGTGAAGATATGAAGGGCCGGATAATTGGACGGGAAGGCCGCAATATAAGGGCAATTGAAGCTGCTACAGGGGTAGATCTGATTATAGATGACACACCAGAGACAGTTGTTCTTTCTGCGTACAGTCCATTGCGCAGGGAGGTGGCAAAGCAGAGTCTTGAGAGGCTGATCAGCGATGGAAGAATTCATCCTGCGCGCATTGAAGACATAGTTGAAAAAGTCAGACAGGAGATGGATGTCAAGCTTCGAGAAATTGGAGAACAATCTACTTTTGACGTAGGAGTGCACGGTATACATCCAGAGCTTATCCGCTTGCTGGGGCATTTGCACTACAGAACCAGCTTTTCGCAGAATGTTCTGCAGCATTCCATTGAAGTCGCTTTTTTGTGCGGCATCATGGCTGCTGAACTTGGTGTGGATCAGAAAAAAGCCAAAAGGGCAGGGTTACTGCATGATCTTGGCAAGGCTGTGGATCATGAGGTAGAGGGACCCCACGCTGTTATCGGCGCAGATCTGGCCAAAAAATACAATGAATCTAAAGAAATAATTCATGCTATTGCAGCCCATCATGAAGATATCCAGCCAACAACCATACTTGCTGTTCTGGTTCAGGCAGCAGACGGCCTTTCCGGTGCGCGGCCGGGTGCCAGGAAAGAACTGCTGGAAAACTATGTCAACCGGTTAGAAGAGCTGGAAAAAATAGCTACTGAATTTCAGGGGGTTAACAGATCCTTTGCCATTCAGGCCGGTCGTGAGGTCAGGGTGATGGTGGACTGTGACCAGGTGGATGATGACAAGACACACCTGCTGTGTAAAGATATAGCCAAGAGTATTGAAGAAAACATGACCTACCCGGGTCAGATCAAGGTAACGGTCATCAGGGAAAAAAGGGCTGTAGGCTACGCCAAATAG
- a CDS encoding 4-hydroxybenzoate octaprenyltransferase: MLYCFVSKFKIWASMIKLEHSVFALPFAYIGMLWAAQGKPGWSTFIFLTLAMVAVRSFAMTFNRIADLEYDRENHRTSNRPLVTGEISLRDAYIFLAGTGLIFILSCFMLNPLCLYLAVPALLWSAIYSYSKRYTHLCHFFLGSVLGLAPIAGWIAYDPSFALPPFLLFWGVLFWVAGFDILYSCQDAGFDQEKSLHSIPGKYGLDTAFTLAGFCHVNASIFILMAGAAMGAGWLYYLVWLVISVILLIEHRIISPANLQKINVSFFTLNGLVAVLLFAGVLADLFI; the protein is encoded by the coding sequence ATGCTTTACTGCTTTGTATCTAAATTTAAAATCTGGGCCTCCATGATCAAGCTGGAACATTCAGTCTTTGCTCTGCCCTTTGCATATATTGGCATGCTTTGGGCAGCACAGGGCAAACCCGGCTGGTCTACTTTTATATTCCTGACCCTGGCCATGGTTGCTGTTCGTTCGTTTGCCATGACCTTTAACCGCATTGCAGACCTTGAATATGACAGAGAAAATCACAGAACCAGCAACAGGCCTCTTGTAACTGGTGAAATAAGCCTGAGAGATGCTTATATTTTTCTTGCCGGAACAGGACTGATTTTCATCCTTTCATGCTTTATGCTCAATCCGCTGTGCCTTTATCTCGCTGTGCCTGCTCTTTTATGGTCAGCCATTTACAGCTACAGCAAAAGATATACACACTTATGTCATTTTTTTCTCGGTTCGGTTCTCGGTCTGGCTCCAATAGCGGGCTGGATAGCTTATGATCCGAGTTTCGCCTTGCCTCCGTTTCTTCTATTCTGGGGAGTTTTATTCTGGGTGGCAGGTTTTGATATACTTTACTCCTGCCAGGATGCTGGCTTTGATCAGGAAAAGAGTCTGCATTCTATACCGGGTAAGTACGGCCTGGATACTGCTTTTACCCTTGCCGGGTTTTGTCATGTTAATGCATCAATTTTCATCCTCATGGCCGGTGCTGCAATGGGAGCAGGCTGGCTCTATTATCTTGTCTGGCTCGTAATTTCCGTGATTCTTTTAATTGAGCACCGGATCATATCGCCAGCTAATCTCCAGAAAATCAATGTTTCCTTTTTCACTCTAAATGGTCTTGTGGCTGTGCTGCTTTTTGCTGGGGTGCTTGCTGATTTGTTTATTTGA
- the atpD gene encoding F0F1 ATP synthase subunit beta, with protein sequence MSELSTGKIVQVIGPVVDLEFPEGKLPNIFNAILITNPTISDEKDNLVVEVAQHLGNNVVRCISMDSTDGLVRGMDGKDTGNPIMIPVGKPSLGRILNVVGKPVDQKGPVKADVTYPIHRPSPSFVDQSTKIELLETGVKVIDLLVPFPKGGKMGMFGGAGVGKTVVLMEMINNIGKEHGGISVFAGVGERTREGNDLYHEMIDAGVIDKAALIYGQMNEPPGARARVGLTALTCAEYFRDEENQDVLLFIDNIFRFTQAGSEVSALLGRMPSAVGYQPTLATDLGILQERITSTTKGSITSVQAVYVPADDLTDPAPATTFSHLDGTIVLSRQIAELGIYPAVDPLDSTSRILDPNILGEDHYMVAREVQMILQKYKDLQDIIAILGMDELSDEDKLTVSRARKIQRFLSQPFHVAEQFTGKAGRYVKLEDTIRGFKEVIEGKHDDIPENAFYMVGGIDEVLENAKKD encoded by the coding sequence ATGAGTGAACTAAGTACAGGAAAAATCGTTCAGGTCATTGGGCCTGTAGTTGACCTTGAATTTCCGGAAGGTAAACTTCCCAACATATTCAATGCAATTTTGATTACCAACCCGACCATTTCTGATGAAAAGGACAACCTGGTAGTTGAGGTAGCTCAGCATCTCGGTAACAACGTTGTACGCTGCATATCCATGGACTCTACAGACGGTCTTGTTAGAGGAATGGACGGCAAAGACACAGGTAATCCCATCATGATTCCTGTGGGTAAGCCTTCGCTTGGCAGAATTCTTAATGTTGTCGGTAAGCCTGTTGACCAGAAAGGTCCAGTTAAAGCCGATGTTACCTATCCCATTCACAGGCCCTCTCCATCCTTTGTTGATCAGAGCACCAAGATTGAACTTCTTGAAACCGGTGTTAAGGTTATTGATCTGCTGGTTCCCTTTCCAAAAGGTGGAAAAATGGGAATGTTTGGTGGTGCCGGAGTTGGAAAGACTGTTGTTCTCATGGAAATGATCAACAACATTGGTAAAGAGCATGGTGGTATTTCTGTGTTCGCAGGTGTTGGTGAAAGAACACGAGAAGGTAATGACCTTTATCATGAAATGATTGACGCCGGTGTTATTGATAAGGCAGCTCTTATTTACGGACAGATGAATGAGCCTCCTGGAGCACGTGCCCGAGTAGGACTGACAGCTCTGACATGCGCCGAATACTTCCGTGATGAAGAAAATCAGGACGTTCTGCTCTTTATTGACAATATATTCCGTTTTACCCAGGCCGGTTCAGAGGTATCCGCTCTGTTGGGACGCATGCCTTCAGCTGTTGGTTATCAGCCAACCCTGGCTACGGATCTGGGTATCCTTCAGGAACGAATTACTTCTACAACCAAGGGTTCTATTACTTCAGTGCAGGCTGTTTACGTACCTGCTGATGACTTGACTGACCCTGCTCCTGCTACCACGTTCTCGCATCTAGACGGAACAATTGTTCTTTCCCGTCAGATTGCTGAGCTTGGAATTTATCCGGCTGTTGATCCTCTTGACTCCACTTCAAGAATACTTGATCCAAACATTCTGGGTGAAGACCATTATATGGTTGCTCGAGAAGTACAGATGATTCTTCAGAAATATAAGGATCTTCAAGATATTATTGCCATTCTTGGTATGGATGAGCTTTCAGACGAAGACAAGCTCACTGTATCCAGGGCAAGAAAAATCCAGCGTTTCCTGTCACAGCCTTTCCACGTAGCCGAACAGTTTACAGGTAAGGCCGGGCGTTATGTAAAGCTTGAAGATACTATTCGAGGATTTAAAGAAGTTATTGAGGGTAAGCATGACGATATTCCTGAAAACGCCTTTTATATGGTAGGCGGGATTGATGAAGTTCTGGAAAATGCTAAAAAAGATTAA
- a CDS encoding F0F1 ATP synthase subunit gamma codes for MASLRDIQRKIGGVKKTKQITKAMNMVASAKLRNAQQRIERFRPYADKYSDVLTDLASRVDSTAHPLLEKRDEIKTVGILLITSDKGLCGSFNVNLCQAAFRLANEKKGDGKEVKFICVGKKGRDFMRKRGFEILESYADVMNVFDFQLASDTGSVIINKYLEAELDEVHVVFGRFDSIVKQTPQLNQVLPVEQVEEDESSDAGASSQYIFEPSVEGLLAELLPRYVKVQIYRGMLDTSASEHAARMTAMDNATKNCDDLVGQLTLAYNKARQATITTELMDIVGGAEALKQG; via the coding sequence ATGGCATCATTAAGGGACATACAAAGAAAAATCGGCGGGGTCAAAAAGACCAAGCAGATAACCAAGGCCATGAATATGGTGGCCTCGGCCAAACTGCGAAACGCCCAGCAACGCATAGAGCGCTTTCGTCCCTACGCGGATAAATATTCAGATGTATTGACAGACCTTGCATCACGTGTTGATTCCACAGCTCATCCTCTGCTGGAAAAAAGAGATGAGATCAAAACTGTTGGAATTCTCCTTATAACATCAGACAAAGGCCTTTGCGGTAGTTTTAACGTAAATCTTTGTCAGGCTGCATTCAGGCTGGCCAATGAAAAGAAAGGGGATGGCAAGGAAGTCAAGTTTATCTGTGTGGGTAAAAAAGGACGCGACTTCATGCGCAAGAGGGGCTTTGAAATACTGGAAAGCTATGCTGACGTTATGAATGTGTTTGATTTCCAGCTGGCAAGTGACACTGGCAGTGTCATCATAAACAAGTATCTGGAAGCTGAGCTTGACGAAGTTCACGTAGTATTTGGACGGTTTGATTCCATTGTGAAGCAGACTCCTCAACTCAATCAGGTACTGCCAGTTGAGCAGGTTGAGGAAGATGAATCATCTGATGCAGGTGCCTCAAGCCAGTACATTTTCGAGCCGTCTGTGGAAGGATTGTTAGCTGAGCTTCTACCGCGTTATGTAAAAGTTCAGATTTACAGAGGAATGCTTGATACTTCTGCAAGTGAACACGCAGCCAGAATGACTGCAATGGATAATGCCACCAAGAACTGCGATGATCTAGTGGGCCAATTGACTTTGGCATATAACAAGGCCAGGCAGGCAACAATCACAACCGAACTTATGGATATAGTAGGCGGTGCTGAAGCACTGAAACAAGGATAA
- the glmU gene encoding bifunctional UDP-N-acetylglucosamine diphosphorylase/glucosamine-1-phosphate N-acetyltransferase GlmU codes for MSNQLFSNTIAVVLAAGKGTRMKSDKPKVLHELLNTPMLGLSLNTFQSMGLLDIKIIAGHGYDVLAERYPEYERQMILQEKQLGTGHALQVAWPYLKSSPAKWVIVANGDTPLITSDQITQLLEGVNRHNAQVGLLSLTVKDPGGYGRVVKDEQGELQAVVEARDWDSNKYGAYSGEVNSGIYAFSKSALEELLFLLDNKNEQHEFYITQLISLAKSRDLKLFSSCAGASPELLGINSPAELVEQEEYLRLKIVKRLLNSGVIIRSSGQVRIGAEVSIEPGSEITGPCEIYGSSIISAGTRIDSHTYIQDSVLESCHILPFCHIQGSKVGFGATVGPYARLRPGTELKKRARAGNFVELKNSILGESSKANHLSYIGDASVGCNVNIGAGTITCNYDGIKKHKTQISDDVFIGSNTALVAPVNIGSNSMVGAGSTITADIPAQCLSVARARQKNLPGKNPLKKR; via the coding sequence ATGTCTAATCAATTGTTTAGTAATACAATAGCAGTAGTTCTTGCAGCTGGAAAGGGCACGAGGATGAAATCAGATAAACCAAAGGTTCTGCACGAGCTGCTCAACACGCCCATGCTTGGTTTATCCTTAAATACATTTCAATCCATGGGATTACTGGATATCAAAATTATTGCCGGACATGGATACGATGTTCTTGCCGAAAGGTACCCTGAATATGAGCGGCAGATGATATTGCAGGAAAAACAACTTGGTACTGGTCATGCCCTGCAGGTGGCATGGCCTTATCTGAAATCGTCCCCAGCCAAATGGGTTATTGTTGCCAATGGTGACACCCCTTTGATTACCAGTGATCAAATCACCCAACTATTGGAAGGTGTCAACAGACATAATGCCCAGGTTGGACTCCTGAGTTTGACTGTGAAAGATCCAGGAGGTTATGGGCGGGTTGTCAAAGATGAACAGGGAGAACTGCAAGCTGTTGTAGAGGCCAGAGATTGGGATTCCAATAAATACGGTGCTTATAGCGGCGAGGTAAATTCAGGCATTTATGCATTCAGCAAGTCAGCCTTAGAAGAATTGCTTTTTCTCCTTGACAATAAAAACGAGCAGCATGAATTTTATATTACCCAACTAATTTCTCTTGCAAAGAGCAGGGATTTAAAGCTATTTTCAAGTTGCGCTGGTGCAAGTCCTGAGTTGCTGGGCATCAATAGTCCTGCTGAGCTTGTTGAGCAGGAAGAATATTTACGACTAAAAATAGTCAAAAGACTTTTAAATTCAGGGGTCATAATCAGATCATCAGGGCAGGTTCGCATTGGGGCAGAAGTATCAATAGAGCCTGGATCTGAAATTACAGGACCGTGCGAAATTTACGGCTCTTCCATAATCTCTGCGGGCACCCGGATTGACTCACATACTTACATTCAGGACAGTGTTCTGGAGAGTTGTCATATATTGCCTTTTTGTCATATCCAGGGATCTAAAGTTGGATTCGGAGCAACAGTTGGGCCCTATGCCCGTTTACGCCCGGGAACAGAGCTTAAAAAAAGAGCCAGGGCTGGTAATTTTGTAGAGCTAAAAAATTCAATTCTGGGAGAGTCCAGTAAGGCAAATCATCTTTCATACATTGGGGATGCCAGTGTCGGATGTAATGTAAATATTGGTGCCGGTACCATCACTTGCAATTATGACGGTATCAAAAAGCATAAAACACAGATTAGTGATGATGTTTTTATTGGCAGCAATACCGCTCTTGTAGCTCCGGTGAACATCGGCTCCAACAGTATGGTCGGCGCAGGATCTACAATAACTGCTGATATTCCTGCCCAATGCCTGTCAGTTGCCAGGGCAAGACAGAAAAATTTACCTGGCAAAAATCCCTTGAAAAAAAGATAA
- the atpA gene encoding F0F1 ATP synthase subunit alpha encodes MQIKAEEISQIIEGQIKNYEKRVEMSETGVVLSVGDGIARVYGVENVMAMELLEFPGGVMGMVLNLEEDSVGCALLGEDTEIKEGDLVKRTGKIVQVPVGDAVRGRVIDPLGRPLDGQGPIQSSDTRLVEIKAPGIVERKSVHEPMYTGLKAVDAMTPIGRGQRELIIGDRQVGKTAVCVDAILAQKESDVHCIYVAIGQKKSTVAQVVDVLKQHGAMEYTTVVSATASDPASLQFIAAYSGCTMGEFYRDNGKHALIIYDDLSKQAVSYRQMSLLLRRPPGREAFPGDVFYLHSRLLERAAKMSDDQGAGSLTALPIIETQAGDVSAYVPTNVISITDGQVYLEPNLFYAGVRPAINVGLSVSRVGGAAQIKAMKKVAGTLRLDLAQYRELAAFAQFGSDLDKSTQRRLTRGERLVELLKQPQYQPMNAAEQVISLYCGTKGYLDDIPVEAVARFETEILEYISSQKSEILNEIKEKQDIDADLDKKIAAAIDEFKKTFKA; translated from the coding sequence ATGCAAATAAAAGCAGAAGAAATCAGCCAGATCATTGAGGGCCAGATCAAAAACTACGAAAAACGTGTGGAAATGAGTGAAACCGGAGTTGTTCTTTCGGTTGGTGATGGTATCGCCCGCGTTTACGGTGTTGAGAACGTTATGGCTATGGAACTTCTGGAATTTCCAGGAGGCGTTATGGGCATGGTACTGAACCTGGAAGAAGACAGTGTGGGTTGCGCATTGCTTGGTGAAGATACCGAAATCAAGGAAGGTGACTTAGTCAAAAGAACAGGCAAAATTGTACAGGTGCCTGTTGGTGATGCTGTGCGCGGCAGAGTTATCGATCCCTTAGGCAGACCATTGGATGGTCAGGGTCCGATTCAAAGCTCTGATACAAGGCTTGTTGAAATCAAGGCCCCGGGTATTGTCGAAAGAAAGTCAGTTCATGAACCCATGTATACAGGACTGAAGGCAGTTGATGCCATGACCCCCATCGGTCGCGGACAGCGCGAGCTTATCATTGGAGACCGTCAGGTTGGAAAGACGGCTGTTTGTGTAGATGCGATTCTGGCACAGAAAGAAAGTGATGTTCATTGCATTTACGTTGCCATCGGTCAGAAAAAATCAACTGTTGCTCAGGTTGTTGATGTTCTGAAGCAGCATGGAGCAATGGAATATACCACTGTAGTTTCAGCTACTGCCTCTGATCCTGCATCACTGCAGTTTATTGCTGCCTACTCAGGCTGCACCATGGGTGAGTTTTACAGGGATAACGGCAAACACGCGCTAATCATTTATGACGACCTTTCCAAGCAGGCTGTATCCTATAGACAGATGTCACTCCTTTTGAGAAGGCCTCCAGGACGTGAAGCATTTCCAGGAGACGTATTTTATCTTCACTCCCGACTTTTGGAGCGCGCGGCAAAGATGAGTGATGACCAGGGAGCAGGATCTCTGACTGCGCTGCCTATCATTGAAACTCAGGCCGGTGACGTATCCGCATATGTTCCAACAAACGTTATTTCTATTACCGACGGTCAGGTCTATCTCGAGCCCAACCTGTTTTATGCAGGTGTAAGACCTGCAATTAACGTTGGTCTTTCAGTATCCCGTGTTGGTGGTGCAGCTCAGATCAAGGCCATGAAAAAGGTTGCAGGTACTCTTCGTCTTGATTTGGCCCAGTACAGAGAACTGGCTGCATTTGCCCAGTTTGGCTCCGACCTTGACAAAAGCACACAGAGAAGGCTCACTAGGGGTGAGAGGCTTGTGGAACTTTTAAAACAGCCCCAGTATCAGCCCATGAACGCGGCAGAGCAGGTAATTTCCCTGTATTGCGGTACAAAAGGTTATCTTGATGATATCCCTGTTGAGGCAGTTGCCAGGTTTGAAACAGAAATTCTCGAATATATAAGCAGTCAAAAGTCTGAAATTTTGAATGAGATCAAGGAAAAACAGGACATTGACGCGGATCTTGATAAAAAAATTGCGGCTGCCATTGATGAATTCAAAAAGACTTTTAAGGCCTAA
- the tyrS gene encoding tyrosine--tRNA ligase, whose protein sequence is MGVDHSEAMELIKRGCHEIIDEKELEMKLSRNKPLRIKAGFDPTAPDLHLGHTVLIQKLKHFQELGHTIIFLIGDFTGMIGDPSGKSETRKKLTRDQVIKNAETYKRQIFKILDPEKTELAFNSTWMDKFGAADFIELCSMYTVARMMERDDFEKRYKDNRPIAIHEFLYPLVQGYDSVELIADVELGGTDQKFNLLMGRVLQREYNQEPQVILTMPILEGTDGVQKMSKSLNNYIGIEEPAPEMFGKLMSISDDLMWRYYELLSDLDMSEIESMKQGVLSGEIHPKKCKEELAQEITSRFHGREAGLQERENFNKVFAKQQLPEDMPELSCKVNDALTVVDVLSRSGLCASRGEARRLCKQNAVGLYEGSRITDPDFKFTPGDHVLKVGKKRFLKLYVTD, encoded by the coding sequence ATGGGAGTTGATCATTCTGAAGCTATGGAGCTTATCAAGCGCGGGTGCCATGAAATTATCGATGAAAAAGAGCTGGAGATGAAGCTCTCCAGGAACAAGCCTTTACGCATCAAGGCCGGCTTTGATCCAACTGCACCGGATCTTCACCTCGGACATACAGTATTAATCCAGAAACTAAAGCATTTTCAGGAGCTGGGACACACAATTATTTTTCTTATCGGCGACTTCACCGGCATGATAGGTGATCCCTCGGGCAAATCAGAGACACGCAAAAAGCTTACAAGAGATCAGGTAATTAAAAACGCTGAAACCTATAAAAGACAGATATTCAAAATTCTTGATCCTGAAAAAACAGAACTGGCCTTTAACTCCACCTGGATGGACAAGTTCGGTGCCGCAGATTTTATTGAACTGTGCTCCATGTATACAGTGGCCAGAATGATGGAAAGAGATGACTTTGAAAAAAGATACAAAGACAACAGGCCCATTGCCATTCATGAATTTTTGTATCCCCTTGTACAGGGCTATGATTCCGTCGAGCTGATAGCTGATGTAGAGCTTGGAGGCACGGACCAGAAGTTCAACCTGCTTATGGGACGTGTTTTGCAGCGTGAATACAATCAGGAGCCCCAGGTTATTCTGACCATGCCCATCCTCGAAGGTACTGATGGCGTTCAGAAGATGAGCAAATCTTTAAATAACTATATTGGCATTGAAGAACCGGCTCCTGAAATGTTCGGTAAACTTATGTCCATATCAGATGATCTCATGTGGCGTTATTATGAATTACTATCTGATCTTGACATGTCTGAAATTGAATCCATGAAACAAGGGGTTCTTAGCGGTGAAATTCATCCAAAAAAATGTAAGGAAGAGCTTGCCCAGGAGATCACGTCCCGGTTTCACGGACGCGAAGCCGGCTTGCAGGAGCGCGAGAATTTTAATAAGGTTTTTGCCAAACAGCAGTTGCCGGAGGATATGCCGGAGTTGAGCTGCAAAGTAAATGATGCCCTTACTGTGGTAGATGTTCTAAGCAGGTCAGGGCTTTGCGCATCAAGAGGTGAGGCCAGAAGACTCTGCAAGCAAAACGCGGTTGGTTTATATGAAGGGTCTCGCATTACTGATCCTGATTTTAAATTTACGCCTGGTGATCATGTCTTAAAGGTTGGCAAAAAAAGATTTTTAAAACTTTATGTAACTGATTGA
- a CDS encoding F0F1 ATP synthase subunit epsilon, with protein sequence MANLIKLEIVTPDRNLLSEEVEYVGAPGVQGEFGVMPNHIPFLSALSIGSLFYKKDGKKFYVFVSGGFAEVNPTKVTVMAEVAEKADEISVERARKAREKAEQRMVKQKEEIDHARARAAMARAMHRVKCRESAVSAGTCSV encoded by the coding sequence ATGGCTAACTTGATAAAATTGGAAATTGTCACGCCTGACAGAAACCTGTTGAGTGAAGAAGTTGAATATGTTGGTGCACCAGGAGTTCAGGGTGAATTCGGTGTTATGCCCAATCATATTCCATTCCTTTCAGCACTCAGCATTGGCAGCCTGTTTTATAAAAAAGACGGAAAGAAATTTTATGTATTTGTTTCCGGAGGCTTTGCTGAGGTCAATCCCACCAAGGTAACTGTCATGGCCGAAGTCGCGGAAAAGGCCGACGAGATAAGTGTCGAGCGAGCTCGAAAAGCCAGAGAAAAAGCTGAACAGCGCATGGTAAAGCAAAAAGAAGAAATTGACCATGCTCGGGCTAGAGCTGCCATGGCGAGAGCCATGCACAGAGTAAAGTGCAGGGAAAGCGCAGTGAGCGCAGGCACCTGCTCAGTGTAA
- the zapA gene encoding cell division protein ZapA: MPGYDIHVLGLDLTFKTDASQDRVEQASKLLEERFAELEKRGSKLSKERLLIFLLLSLADDYLQSEIKLASSHKKISELLRKIDSSNK, encoded by the coding sequence ATGCCTGGATATGATATACACGTTTTAGGCTTGGACCTGACATTCAAGACTGATGCAAGTCAAGATCGGGTCGAGCAGGCAAGTAAATTGCTCGAAGAGCGTTTCGCAGAACTTGAGAAAAGGGGCAGCAAACTCAGCAAGGAACGGTTGCTGATTTTTCTGCTTTTGAGTCTGGCAGATGATTATCTACAATCTGAAATAAAGCTTGCAAGCTCTCACAAAAAAATCAGCGAGCTTTTACGGAAAATAGATTCTAGTAATAAATAA